Proteins from one Gammaproteobacteria bacterium genomic window:
- a CDS encoding 6-chlorohydroxyquinol-1,2-dioxygenase, producing the protein MSEDKITVEALARLENCDDVRFRSIMTSVITHLHEVVREVEPTLEEWGQAIDFLTQVGHWCDDTRQEFILLSDTLAVSMLVDTLAHPKPESATESTVLGPFHVPGAPELPFGANISKGRSGEPTLVTGRVLGIDGTPIANAKLDVWQASAEGFYDVQETERFPDMNLRGIFYTDSQGQFGFCTEKPASYPVPTDGPVGVMLKALGRPAMRPAHIHFMVSAEQHQPLTTHLFVRGDPYLNSDAVQAVKDSLIVDFKQLDDSVEAEQFGISSPYFKVNEDFRLASTA; encoded by the coding sequence ATGAGCGAAGACAAAATCACTGTAGAAGCTCTCGCAAGACTCGAAAATTGTGATGACGTGCGCTTTAGATCGATTATGACTTCGGTCATCACACATCTTCATGAAGTCGTGCGAGAAGTAGAGCCCACACTGGAGGAGTGGGGGCAAGCCATTGACTTTCTGACCCAGGTGGGTCACTGGTGCGATGACACGCGTCAGGAGTTTATCCTGCTCTCGGATACGCTGGCTGTGTCAATGCTGGTCGACACGCTGGCACACCCTAAGCCGGAAAGCGCGACTGAGAGCACTGTACTGGGCCCATTTCACGTACCTGGCGCACCTGAATTGCCATTTGGCGCCAATATTTCCAAGGGCAGGTCCGGTGAACCTACCCTGGTGACGGGGCGGGTATTGGGTATCGATGGCACTCCGATCGCCAACGCTAAACTGGACGTTTGGCAGGCCTCTGCTGAAGGGTTTTACGATGTCCAGGAAACGGAAAGGTTTCCAGACATGAACCTTCGCGGTATTTTCTACACGGATAGCCAGGGTCAGTTCGGGTTCTGTACCGAGAAGCCAGCATCCTACCCGGTGCCAACTGATGGCCCAGTGGGTGTCATGCTGAAAGCCCTGGGTCGACCCGCGATGCGGCCGGCGCATATCCATTTCATGGTTTCTGCCGAACAGCATCAACCCCTTACTACCCATCTATTCGTCCGCGGTGATCCCTACCTCAATTCCGATGCTGTTCAGGCGGTGAAAGACAGCTTGATTGTTGATTTCAAACAACTGGATGATTCGGTTGAAGCAGAACAGTTTGGAATTTCGTCACCGTACTTTAAGGTCAACGAGGACTTTAGACTGGCATCAACCGCATAA
- a CDS encoding malonic semialdehyde reductase — protein MDFDDLDIAAQGSLQELKKEIQAADPATLRLLMTEARTFNAWQDKTVAVETLDQVYQIMKMGPTSGNCCPARLVFLTSKAAKERLQPALKPNNVDKTMSAPVTVIIAYDVAFWQYAERMFPQNPAVQLAFKDNPAGAETAAFRNGSLQGAYFIVAARAVGLDCGPMSGFDNTMVDEAFFAETMFRSNFLCNIGYGDASKTFKRLPRLDFDVACQVL, from the coding sequence ATGGATTTTGATGATTTAGACATTGCGGCACAGGGTTCTCTTCAGGAGCTCAAGAAGGAAATTCAGGCGGCTGATCCCGCAACCCTCCGGCTGCTGATGACTGAGGCGCGGACTTTTAATGCCTGGCAGGACAAGACCGTTGCGGTTGAGACGCTTGACCAGGTCTACCAGATTATGAAAATGGGACCCACCAGTGGGAACTGCTGTCCGGCGAGATTGGTCTTTCTGACCTCCAAGGCGGCTAAAGAACGGCTGCAACCTGCGCTTAAACCGAACAATGTTGATAAAACAATGAGCGCACCGGTCACGGTCATCATTGCGTACGATGTAGCGTTCTGGCAGTACGCCGAAAGGATGTTTCCCCAGAATCCTGCCGTCCAGCTCGCTTTCAAAGACAATCCTGCAGGCGCTGAAACCGCCGCATTTCGCAACGGCAGTTTACAAGGTGCTTATTTCATCGTTGCTGCACGGGCTGTTGGTCTGGATTGTGGTCCAATGTCGGGATTTGACAATACGATGGTGGATGAAGCATTTTTTGCCGAGACAATGTTTCGTTCTAATTTTCTGTGCAATATTGGCTACGGGGATGCGTCGAAAACGTTCAAAAGACTGCCAAGATTGGATTTTGACGTGGCCTGTCAAGTTCTTTAA
- a CDS encoding cupin domain-containing protein, which produces MTYDEKISRIYPTREEMLNRVAPYRSLRGYDGGLADSNMPDAVRFLFNVIGFQPPPNESGGAGSPVGARAARMSSIKISEGFNLGYCEALPGRGPMMHNHDTNETFITMTGKWRASWELENAEVEHIDLEPLDVISFPPGAVRRFENVTDGPADEYSILMFIISGNTPTAEFTRQSLEEIEGAGLLDADPADSGGNEWVSPHVHPEDFRST; this is translated from the coding sequence ATGACTTACGACGAGAAGATCTCTCGCATCTACCCGACCCGAGAGGAAATGCTCAACCGGGTGGCCCCGTATAGGAGTCTCCGGGGCTATGACGGTGGTCTTGCAGACAGCAATATGCCAGACGCCGTACGCTTTTTGTTTAACGTCATTGGGTTTCAACCTCCACCCAATGAAAGCGGTGGTGCTGGATCACCTGTAGGTGCACGCGCCGCTCGCATGTCTTCAATCAAGATCTCCGAAGGATTCAATCTGGGTTACTGTGAAGCGCTTCCCGGTAGAGGTCCGATGATGCACAACCATGACACCAACGAAACCTTCATTACTATGACGGGTAAGTGGCGGGCCAGCTGGGAACTGGAAAATGCAGAGGTAGAGCACATTGATCTGGAACCACTGGATGTGATTTCGTTTCCACCCGGGGCAGTCCGGCGTTTTGAAAACGTGACCGATGGTCCAGCGGATGAGTATTCGATACTGATGTTTATTATCTCCGGAAACACACCGACTGCTGAGTTCACTCGTCAGTCGCTTGAAGAAATTGAAGGAGCCGGATTGTTGGATGCTGATCCAGCAGACAGCGGAGGCAATGAGTGGGTATCGCCCCATGTTCATCCGGAGGATTTTCGATCGACCTGA
- a CDS encoding VOC family protein, giving the protein MSINHLHHVTLTVPDVEAQKNFYEDFGLIGKSDTERAILQCKGRNQDQVIVVPGHGMGLHNISFGTTTKGLSEIEKRIRRSADVTLEKQPTDAPYDGLWLRHEFDGTLYNVNISQPAAGLGGPSPQKPASRQPSNVPGDYQRLNAKGGLSFNQKVFPTRLGHVVHFTTDINKKIDFYTRILGLKLTDRSENFIAFLRVPGGSDHHVVAVIKDTRPGFHHASFEVNNIDEMGLAGQRMMHKGYRNGWGIGRHALGSNFFWYIRDPHNGLAEYFFDIDYIADDRKWRARDWPMEVSFFLWGPPPPADFGKNFEGTRKTRPPKPQSLART; this is encoded by the coding sequence ATGAGTATCAACCATTTACATCACGTGACCCTGACTGTACCCGACGTCGAGGCTCAGAAAAATTTCTATGAAGATTTCGGATTAATTGGAAAATCTGACACTGAACGAGCAATTCTTCAGTGCAAAGGACGAAACCAGGACCAGGTGATTGTGGTGCCAGGTCACGGAATGGGGCTGCACAACATCTCATTTGGCACCACGACGAAAGGACTGAGCGAGATCGAAAAGCGGATTCGAAGAAGTGCAGATGTCACCCTCGAAAAACAACCAACTGATGCGCCCTACGACGGACTGTGGCTCCGCCACGAGTTTGACGGTACGCTCTACAATGTGAATATCAGTCAGCCGGCGGCCGGCCTAGGCGGCCCTAGCCCCCAAAAACCGGCATCACGTCAACCGTCTAACGTGCCTGGCGATTACCAACGACTCAACGCAAAAGGCGGCTTGTCATTTAATCAGAAAGTGTTCCCGACTCGACTGGGTCATGTCGTCCATTTCACCACTGACATCAACAAAAAGATCGACTTCTACACCAGGATACTGGGTCTTAAGCTCACGGACAGATCTGAGAACTTTATCGCGTTCCTTCGTGTGCCAGGTGGGTCTGATCATCATGTCGTTGCTGTCATCAAAGACACTCGACCGGGATTCCATCACGCGAGCTTTGAGGTAAACAACATTGACGAGATGGGACTCGCCGGCCAGCGTATGATGCACAAAGGTTATCGAAACGGCTGGGGTATTGGCCGTCATGCCCTAGGATCCAACTTTTTCTGGTACATCAGGGATCCGCACAATGGGCTCGCTGAATACTTTTTTGATATCGACTACATCGCCGACGACCGCAAATGGCGCGCTCGAGATTGGCCAATGGAGGTATCATTTTTCCTCTGGGGGCCACCGCCACCAGCAGATTTCGGCAAGAACTTCGAAGGTACCCGAAAAACCAGACCACCGAAACCTCAGTCTCTGGCCCGCACCTAG
- a CDS encoding polysaccharide deacetylase family protein: MTNPRADYSPIFHRPPLKLPGNARIAIWPVINVEEWDINEAMARAVLPTPQGVGVTPDIANFGWFDYGLRVGFWRLKQVLDRHGIRATVSLNASVCQSYPQLVQESLDSGWEMLGHGYIQRVINKEPDERAVIKRTIETIEAFTGEKLRGWMGPGLAETFDTPDILADEGIEYVADWCNDDQPYEMKVKNGRLVAVPYTLELNDIPIYIVQHHRSPEIFERARDQFDTLYREGGDSARIMCISTHPYITGVPHRIKYYDMIFEYLRKFEGVLFMTGSEILDWYNSTVNE; the protein is encoded by the coding sequence ATGACTAATCCAAGAGCTGATTACTCCCCTATCTTTCATCGACCACCATTAAAGTTGCCGGGTAATGCGCGCATTGCGATCTGGCCGGTCATCAATGTCGAAGAATGGGATATCAATGAGGCCATGGCGCGTGCAGTGCTGCCTACCCCGCAGGGTGTAGGTGTTACTCCGGATATTGCTAACTTCGGCTGGTTTGACTACGGCCTGCGGGTTGGATTCTGGCGCTTAAAGCAAGTGCTGGATCGACATGGTATTCGCGCCACGGTGAGCCTGAACGCATCTGTCTGTCAGAGCTACCCGCAGTTGGTACAGGAGAGTCTTGATTCAGGTTGGGAAATGCTGGGCCACGGCTACATCCAACGAGTGATCAACAAGGAGCCAGATGAGCGTGCAGTGATCAAGCGGACAATCGAGACCATCGAAGCATTTACCGGCGAGAAACTGCGCGGCTGGATGGGGCCGGGCCTGGCAGAGACATTTGATACGCCCGATATCCTTGCAGATGAGGGTATCGAGTATGTCGCAGACTGGTGTAACGATGATCAGCCCTATGAGATGAAGGTTAAAAATGGTCGTCTTGTCGCGGTGCCCTATACCCTGGAGCTGAATGACATCCCGATATATATTGTTCAGCATCACCGTTCACCGGAGATTTTTGAGCGCGCGCGAGATCAGTTCGATACCCTTTATCGTGAGGGTGGTGACAGCGCGCGGATCATGTGCATATCGACGCACCCTTACATCACCGGCGTGCCGCACCGCATCAAGTACTACGATATGATTTTTGAATACCTACGAAAATTTGAAGGTGTGTTATTTATGACCGGTAGCGAAATTCTGGACTGGTACAATTCCACAGTGAATGAATAA
- a CDS encoding VOC family protein produces MPLHHLEHFLIQPDNLEETAAWWCDVLGLEEGPHPDFGFPVKWLYIGDNDVVHMTTGGDNVSDARKNYLGQQSEAVHGSGVVDHIAFRCTGLAETLAHLRRKSVAVQKRRVDDQALYQLFLLDPNGVKVELNFDADEVKEVDPELLSEDLKMARKDST; encoded by the coding sequence ATGCCCCTACATCATCTTGAACATTTTCTCATTCAACCGGATAACCTGGAGGAGACGGCAGCCTGGTGGTGTGACGTGCTGGGTCTGGAAGAGGGACCACATCCAGACTTTGGCTTCCCGGTGAAATGGCTGTATATCGGGGACAATGACGTCGTACACATGACTACCGGCGGAGATAATGTGTCGGATGCACGAAAAAATTATCTCGGGCAACAGTCAGAAGCGGTGCATGGCTCGGGAGTTGTCGATCACATCGCATTCCGCTGTACAGGACTCGCGGAAACGTTGGCGCACTTGCGCAGAAAATCAGTCGCTGTTCAGAAAAGACGTGTCGATGATCAGGCTCTCTATCAGCTGTTTTTGTTGGATCCCAACGGGGTCAAAGTTGAGCTGAATTTCGATGCTGATGAGGTCAAAGAAGTCGATCCAGAGTTACTCAGTGAAGATCTCAAAATGGCGCGAAAAGACAGTACTTGA
- a CDS encoding hydantoinase/oxoprolinase family protein, with amino-acid sequence MSSYLVGVDIGGTFTDCVIIDETGHVTTAKVPSTPPDFSRGMISALRAGAGTLGMTLEALCGQTRLLTHGTTVATNAIIQKRGAQVGLITTKGHNDVIHIMRGSRGLTGRDLDKVVHFPESSKPKPLIPKKLIRGVSERVDCFGHVVVDLNEREAEQAVDELLALGVEAIAVCFLWSFKHAAHEKRIREIVRAKSPEVFVTLSSDLVPKWGEYERTTAVALNAYIGPVTSSYLRTLDLELNDYGYGHPLQITQCGGGTISVNRAIEAPLLTLDSGPVSGVIGSQFLSELMGYSNVITTDMGGTSFDVGIISDGEPAFTYVSNVNQYEYFLPKIDIQAVGNGGGSLVRVDPTTGVLRVGPDSAGAVPGPICYDQGGEIPTVTDAALVLGYIAVDSFANGTIQLNRGKAENAIAEIGKQLGLDLMEAAAGIVKISEFQMVDLIRRMTIQKGLDPRDFVLFAFGGAGPMHAGVFAFELGVQKVVVPQGNIASTWCGFGAASADILHIVEQVDIMISPFNSAGINDRFAKLREQVNDQFVEDGVSTDQQQLQFSLDIRHKGQINEVEVIVATEPLTDIDLERLRSDFLERYELIYGKGASLPWAKLEAVTFRIRAFARTPKPDLKPKETRELCVDPAAHISDRSIYWSDPRQTIDTPIYSGARLVFGNQVCGPAVIETTDTTLVVHPGRRVDVDLFGNFVLSLA; translated from the coding sequence ATGTCTTCTTATCTGGTTGGGGTTGATATAGGCGGTACATTTACCGACTGCGTCATAATTGATGAGACAGGACACGTGACCACCGCGAAAGTGCCCTCTACACCTCCCGATTTCTCAAGAGGCATGATCAGTGCACTTCGTGCAGGTGCCGGCACACTGGGCATGACACTCGAAGCGCTTTGTGGCCAAACCCGGTTGTTGACCCATGGGACGACAGTGGCGACCAATGCCATCATCCAGAAAAGAGGCGCTCAGGTTGGCCTGATTACGACCAAAGGTCATAACGATGTGATCCATATCATGCGTGGTTCACGGGGATTGACCGGTCGGGATCTGGACAAGGTCGTCCATTTCCCAGAAAGCTCAAAGCCCAAACCACTGATTCCCAAGAAGCTGATCAGAGGGGTGTCAGAGCGTGTGGACTGCTTTGGGCATGTGGTCGTTGATTTGAATGAAAGAGAAGCAGAGCAGGCGGTGGACGAGTTGCTTGCGCTGGGTGTCGAGGCGATTGCCGTATGTTTTCTCTGGTCATTCAAGCATGCAGCGCACGAAAAGCGTATACGTGAGATTGTGCGAGCCAAGTCACCGGAGGTATTCGTTACTCTGTCATCGGACCTTGTACCCAAGTGGGGTGAATATGAAAGAACGACTGCGGTGGCTCTGAATGCCTATATTGGGCCGGTGACCTCCAGCTATCTGCGGACACTGGACTTGGAACTCAACGACTATGGTTATGGGCACCCGCTTCAAATTACTCAATGCGGCGGCGGTACTATTTCAGTGAACCGGGCCATAGAAGCACCATTGCTGACCCTTGATTCCGGACCTGTTTCAGGCGTGATCGGCTCGCAGTTTCTAAGTGAGCTGATGGGCTACAGCAATGTGATCACAACAGATATGGGGGGAACTTCTTTTGACGTCGGCATCATATCCGACGGTGAGCCGGCTTTTACTTACGTCAGTAACGTCAACCAGTATGAGTATTTTTTGCCGAAGATCGACATACAGGCAGTGGGAAATGGCGGAGGCAGCCTCGTCCGGGTTGATCCGACGACCGGTGTGCTTCGCGTAGGTCCGGACAGTGCCGGCGCTGTGCCCGGCCCGATCTGCTATGACCAGGGCGGTGAGATACCCACTGTGACTGACGCTGCGTTGGTTCTGGGGTATATCGCTGTGGATTCTTTTGCGAATGGGACCATCCAACTTAATCGTGGGAAAGCAGAAAACGCTATTGCGGAAATTGGAAAGCAGTTGGGGCTGGATTTGATGGAAGCGGCTGCGGGTATTGTCAAGATCTCGGAGTTCCAGATGGTAGATCTTATCCGGCGGATGACGATACAGAAGGGTCTTGATCCCCGCGATTTTGTGTTGTTCGCTTTCGGCGGCGCCGGACCGATGCATGCAGGTGTGTTTGCTTTCGAATTGGGTGTTCAAAAAGTGGTTGTTCCACAGGGAAATATCGCTTCTACCTGGTGCGGGTTTGGCGCTGCCTCAGCGGATATCCTGCACATTGTTGAACAGGTTGACATCATGATTTCTCCGTTCAATTCTGCAGGGATCAATGATCGCTTTGCGAAATTGAGAGAGCAGGTGAATGATCAATTTGTTGAAGACGGTGTTTCGACGGATCAACAGCAACTACAGTTTTCTCTGGACATACGGCACAAAGGCCAGATCAATGAGGTGGAAGTGATAGTGGCTACCGAACCGTTGACCGATATCGATCTTGAAAGGCTGCGCTCGGATTTTCTGGAACGCTACGAACTCATCTACGGTAAGGGGGCCTCGCTGCCCTGGGCGAAACTGGAAGCGGTGACCTTCAGGATTCGGGCATTCGCCAGGACCCCGAAGCCGGACCTGAAACCGAAAGAGACCCGAGAATTGTGTGTTGATCCCGCCGCGCACATTTCAGATCGTTCCATTTACTGGTCGGACCCCAGGCAGACGATTGATACGCCGATCTACAGCGGAGCCAGGCTGGTGTTCGGTAATCAGGTCTGTGGACCTGCGGTCATTGAGACCACTGATACCACCCTGGTCGTGCATCCTGGACGGCGGGTCGATGTAGATTTATTCGGAAATTTTGTTCTCAGCCTCGCTTGA
- a CDS encoding carbon monoxide dehydrogenase subunit G, which yields MELSGEIQLSATADEIWKTLNDPVALQRCIPGCTAIDRKDSNTFLTTIRIKIGPVNTQFSTLLTVIPVAPPTRYSLTGEGQGGSSGFAKGTVNIELKANAAGTLLGYRSQILIGGKVAQVGSRLLTATAKKWVRQFFDTLAAVINED from the coding sequence ATGGAACTCAGCGGTGAAATTCAACTCTCAGCAACGGCAGACGAGATCTGGAAAACTCTCAACGACCCCGTTGCACTGCAACGCTGCATTCCCGGCTGCACAGCCATCGACAGGAAGGACAGCAACACTTTTTTGACAACAATCCGAATAAAAATCGGGCCGGTTAATACTCAATTTTCCACGTTGCTAACAGTGATCCCCGTCGCACCGCCCACCCGTTATTCGCTGACTGGCGAAGGACAAGGCGGCTCCTCTGGGTTTGCAAAGGGCACGGTCAATATCGAACTCAAGGCAAACGCAGCCGGTACTCTACTTGGCTATAGGTCTCAGATTCTAATTGGTGGTAAAGTTGCCCAGGTGGGCTCACGCCTCCTAACGGCCACGGCGAAAAAGTGGGTTAGGCAGTTTTTTGATACGCTCGCGGCGGTTATTAATGAGGATTAA
- a CDS encoding (2Fe-2S)-binding protein, with translation MGESEISLTVNGESVSERVPVRRNLADFLRLDLGLTGTHVGCEHGVCGACTIRLDGRIVRSCLILAIQTDGKRVDTIEGLSDDGHLEDLQAAFHARNGLQCGFCTPGILLTAAELIETHPDANREQIRVFLSGNYCRCTGYHAIVDAIESVVRSGQEKREP, from the coding sequence ATGGGAGAAAGCGAAATCAGCCTGACTGTCAACGGGGAATCGGTCTCCGAACGGGTACCCGTTCGACGGAATCTGGCTGACTTCCTGAGGCTCGATCTAGGGCTAACCGGTACCCATGTAGGCTGCGAGCATGGTGTCTGCGGTGCCTGTACGATCCGCCTTGATGGCAGGATTGTCCGGAGTTGTCTGATCCTGGCCATTCAAACAGATGGCAAACGAGTCGACACGATTGAAGGCCTGTCCGACGATGGCCATCTTGAAGATCTGCAGGCCGCATTCCACGCACGCAATGGACTGCAGTGCGGATTCTGTACGCCGGGTATTCTATTAACAGCTGCTGAACTGATCGAAACACATCCCGATGCCAATCGAGAACAGATTCGGGTCTTTCTCTCGGGAAATTACTGCCGCTGTACGGGGTACCATGCAATTGTCGATGCGATTGAGTCTGTCGTGCGCTCAGGCCAGGAAAAAAGAGAACCATGA
- a CDS encoding hydantoinase B/oxoprolinase family protein, with product MPETVLTKISEMPIDSLTGLSNPYVPSSELRYSPKLILHRDYDTDIDPVTFEVIRHALWNINEEHGATIQRVSGSPVAMYALDLNPTIMTEDAEFVYVGPYMQYMSGVADTQVKWILEYRSDNPGISDGDMFLSNDPWVGAPHQQDVMLICPVFWEGELFAWITNCLHQYDIGGATPGSFCPAAESSFDEGICLPPVKIIEGFEIRRDIEEVYLRSSRKPEMVALDFRAQMVGNSSARQRLLDLIQRYGSATVKGVMKKIIADSETSYLEKMARLPDGVWQDRTYVECCRPGDRQTYRVILTIRKKGTRLVFENEGTAPQDGAMNATYSGWRGSQIVAINQLLCWDQHFAPAGALRHIDFDPTLGTFTCARYPASVSTAPVQAMEISLYPTYNAMSKMIYSDPEMRRDIICIGGTSQWPATIFRGIDQWGERYGYILVDPIGGAIGAFSHADGISTGGQARTPICKMPNIEHTEQDFPVLFLYRKEVPDSGGAGKYRGGMSAESCFIPHNTESITQDTLSSGNATPTGTGMMGGYPGTTNEYKYKRNSDVRERFEAGQLVDDISELKGEDVTLQLRQIDFQQQPADVYSVVCSAAGGFGDPLDRDTERVQVDIEENAVTVEAAREIYGVIVDPDTLEVNQDATCKLRADTRHHRLQGYSGTPVRSNGEIVMHVTENLDLRGDIDHEVYCCVKCQTEVGLLGSNYKEHCIRIDKAVSKSNLLIGEPSRFIDDTPEFRQFICPGCGTLIENEIAMRGEPVLMDIHIEK from the coding sequence ATGCCAGAAACAGTACTGACAAAAATATCCGAGATGCCCATCGACAGTCTTACCGGGCTGAGCAACCCGTATGTCCCGTCTAGCGAGTTGCGTTACTCGCCGAAGCTGATTCTCCACAGGGACTACGATACGGATATCGATCCCGTCACTTTTGAAGTGATACGCCATGCATTGTGGAACATCAATGAAGAGCATGGCGCAACGATCCAGAGAGTATCAGGCTCGCCCGTTGCAATGTATGCGCTGGATCTGAATCCGACGATCATGACTGAAGACGCCGAATTCGTTTATGTCGGGCCGTATATGCAGTACATGTCGGGTGTTGCCGATACTCAGGTGAAATGGATCCTCGAGTATCGTAGTGACAATCCGGGAATTTCCGACGGTGACATGTTCCTTTCCAATGACCCTTGGGTAGGTGCACCCCATCAGCAGGATGTGATGTTGATTTGTCCCGTGTTCTGGGAGGGCGAACTGTTTGCCTGGATCACCAACTGTCTACATCAGTACGATATCGGCGGTGCCACGCCTGGTAGTTTCTGTCCGGCTGCGGAATCTTCTTTCGATGAGGGCATCTGTCTGCCGCCAGTCAAGATTATCGAAGGGTTCGAGATCCGCCGGGACATTGAAGAGGTCTACCTGCGGTCCTCCCGAAAACCCGAAATGGTCGCTCTGGATTTCCGGGCGCAGATGGTCGGCAACAGTTCAGCTCGCCAGCGTTTACTGGATTTGATTCAGCGTTACGGCTCGGCTACGGTCAAGGGCGTGATGAAAAAGATCATCGCTGACAGCGAGACCAGCTATCTTGAAAAGATGGCACGTTTGCCCGATGGCGTGTGGCAGGACCGAACTTACGTGGAGTGTTGCCGCCCTGGCGATCGGCAGACCTACCGAGTGATTCTGACCATTCGAAAGAAAGGTACTAGACTGGTTTTTGAGAACGAAGGTACAGCCCCTCAGGACGGCGCTATGAATGCCACCTATTCAGGCTGGCGGGGCTCACAGATTGTCGCGATAAATCAACTTCTGTGCTGGGACCAGCATTTTGCTCCGGCCGGTGCGCTCAGACACATAGATTTTGATCCAACACTGGGTACTTTTACCTGTGCCAGGTATCCGGCGTCCGTATCAACAGCGCCGGTACAGGCCATGGAGATTTCGCTTTATCCAACCTATAACGCGATGTCAAAGATGATTTACAGCGATCCCGAGATGCGTCGGGACATTATCTGTATTGGCGGTACCAGTCAGTGGCCGGCCACGATTTTTCGAGGAATCGATCAGTGGGGTGAGCGCTACGGCTATATCCTCGTGGATCCGATAGGCGGGGCGATCGGCGCATTCTCCCATGCAGACGGTATTTCTACGGGAGGTCAGGCCCGTACACCGATCTGCAAAATGCCGAACATCGAGCATACGGAGCAGGATTTTCCAGTGCTGTTTCTGTATCGGAAAGAAGTGCCCGATTCCGGCGGTGCCGGGAAATACCGCGGTGGAATGTCTGCAGAGAGCTGCTTTATACCGCACAACACAGAATCGATTACGCAGGACACGTTGTCATCCGGAAACGCGACACCGACTGGCACAGGCATGATGGGTGGTTATCCAGGTACAACCAATGAGTACAAATATAAGCGTAACTCGGATGTACGGGAACGCTTTGAGGCCGGCCAGTTGGTTGATGACATTTCAGAATTGAAGGGCGAGGACGTGACTTTGCAGTTAAGGCAGATAGATTTTCAACAGCAGCCTGCAGATGTCTATTCAGTTGTTTGCAGTGCAGCGGGTGGTTTTGGCGACCCACTGGATCGGGATACAGAGCGTGTCCAAGTGGATATAGAAGAAAATGCAGTCACCGTTGAAGCTGCCCGCGAGATCTATGGCGTAATCGTCGACCCGGACACACTGGAGGTGAATCAGGATGCGACCTGCAAACTTCGGGCTGATACGCGTCACCACCGTTTGCAGGGTTACAGTGGAACGCCAGTGCGTAGCAACGGTGAGATTGTGATGCATGTGACGGAGAATCTTGACCTGCGCGGCGACATCGATCACGAAGTCTACTGTTGTGTCAAGTGTCAAACAGAGGTTGGGCTTCTGGGAAGTAACTACAAGGAGCACTGTATCCGCATAGACAAGGCGGTCTCAAAGTCGAATCTGTTGATTGGAGAGCCCAGCCGATTCATCGATGACACACCAGAATTTCGACAATTTATCTGTCCTGGCTGCGGTACTTTGATCGAGAATGAGATTGCCATGCGTGGCGAACCTGTCCTGATGGATATTCATATCGAAAAATGA
- a CDS encoding xanthine dehydrogenase family protein subunit M, translating to MKAPAFGYIQPKTVDDALECLQQHGSDATVLAGGQSLMASLNMRLSNPAVLIDINDIDELSGINMVENRLRIGAMTRQAELEHSTLVSQHAPLITMVIPHIAHPAIRNRGTIGGSIVFADPAAELPACMVALNGQMVAQGPDGERRITATEFFQDLFETALADNELLTAIEIPVADENQRFGFRELTRRHGDYAIVGLCASSDWSSDDLTELRLAYFNVGPRPILAEQTASDICRNWRQEQNGMSLDRLDGELDPPDDLNATSAMRVHLAKVLTRRVLKEWRS from the coding sequence ATGAAAGCTCCAGCATTTGGCTATATTCAACCGAAGACCGTCGATGATGCTCTGGAGTGTCTGCAGCAGCATGGGTCCGATGCGACCGTACTGGCCGGCGGCCAAAGCCTGATGGCGAGCCTTAATATGCGCCTTTCTAATCCCGCCGTACTCATTGATATCAACGATATCGATGAACTCAGCGGTATTAACATGGTTGAGAACCGGCTGAGAATCGGTGCGATGACCCGCCAAGCCGAACTCGAGCATTCAACTCTGGTGTCTCAACATGCCCCTCTGATTACAATGGTGATACCACACATTGCGCACCCGGCAATACGAAACCGTGGAACGATTGGTGGCAGTATCGTGTTTGCTGATCCCGCAGCTGAACTACCCGCTTGTATGGTTGCGCTGAATGGTCAGATGGTCGCCCAGGGCCCCGATGGTGAGCGACGAATCACAGCCACAGAATTTTTTCAGGATCTATTCGAAACAGCACTGGCCGATAACGAACTGCTGACCGCTATAGAAATACCCGTCGCAGACGAGAATCAGCGTTTCGGGTTTCGCGAGCTCACACGCCGGCATGGGGACTATGCCATCGTAGGTCTCTGTGCCTCGAGCGACTGGTCTTCAGACGACTTGACTGAACTGCGGCTCGCTTATTTTAATGTTGGTCCCCGACCTATACTTGCTGAACAGACAGCCAGTGACATCTGCAGGAACTGGCGACAGGAGCAAAACGGGATGTCCCTGGATCGACTTGATGGTGAGCTTGATCCTCCTGATGATCTTAATGCGACTTCAGCCATGCGGGTCCATCTGGCAAAGGTCCTGACTCGGCGGGTACTCAAGGAGTGGCGGTCGTGA